GCTTCTCGATATTttaatacttaggtacttataattTGTTATTGTAAGAACTGCTTTTTATTTACATTCGTACTTTATATAGGTACTCGGTACTCTACAAGTTAATGGTGTTCCAAAATGATgacaataaatagttaaatatgaTATGAATAGGGTATTCGCGTGCCATCGCgaattagtttttataaaagtaaatagaTAATGTAATATATGGAACTGTGATATACTACTGAGTGATAGATGACAGACATAAAATAAGGAAGGTACTCATcgtacttattatattatatgtattgtattaatgTTGAATAATTAAGTTGATGGACTTATGGTTGCACGTTATAATCTACTAGATGTAGGTATCAtgtttatacctacatattcgTGATAAAGAACCGTATATACTTAgctgtaattaaaataattaatacccGATTGATTTGTTATCATTTTATCACTGAAGAAATGGAGGTTTCTCACGTATCCTTTATCTCCTAAATCTATTTTACCTTAATGATAAGCTCGGGgttataaatattcaataaaaacaacTTCAGGTGACACCCGGATGACAACTCTGGATAGGTGGGCTCGGGAGTTGTTCCGAACCGAACCCTCCTACAGCACCAGATCGGATAGAGCCCAGCGGCACGCCGCCCTCGCTGTATCGGACCCGCTTAGGCGCACACCAAGCAAGGCAGGgcaggggcctagccaagaaaACGTATATCGACGccaaacaaaaagtaaaagtgtatcgagatgacagatgctacgaaaagtcacgtgactatttccatagacattttttaaagtttctaTTGGCTCTTTCTATTAACGATACTCATCTTGGCTAAGCCCACAGACCTCTCAGAGCCATCCGTAAAATGGCGGTGTCCAGCCCATCCCACAGATGTGGGACAGCGTCCCGACACacctgggtcaaaattattagcgctgtcttgttttttgtccccaaatctaacggagtggagctttttgaataggttgaaatttagtttttagtttttatgaaGAGAATTATAGTTAACTGACTTTACGCATAAAACACTGAACGgctttagatgaaatttggtatggagagtttgaggcccgggaaaggacatagaagtttttattaatcatcacCATCTTTCCACGCagacaaagtaaaaaataaagtgTGATATTCTAACCTAATCGAATACGaatacttgacaaaaatttgaaGATGATGATTCTCGTTTTATAAGCTTTGTAGCGTATGTAGACTCAGGGGTGTATTTACCCTGTATATTTATCCCAAAGTGGGATGTTTTGCCGGTAACGGACACTTATGATTGTTCTGTttgtttcattatatttttttgttaattttattgtatgcaaTTGCATACTTCAtacattgtatttaagtatgttctATCTATTGCAAATGaagtgattgattgattgaattcAATGAATGCACATTTCTATAgatattatataaagctgcatCATTATAAAGCGCTAAGGACGAATATCGTTAATTAGACAAAGGCCAATAGGTTAAGCAGGCCAAATAAGCGAGAATCTTTTTAACTGATTTGTCCTCTAGCTCTCTGGGACGTGTTTCAGACTTCCAAAAATAAGGAAGATCACATTTGAGCTCTAATCTTAACGAATTCACTGCCTTTAAGCTAATTCCACGGCTTAACttacgtgtttttagtcactcgcgcgataTGTTTCGCACTGCCAGCGCGAACACGGTTTTTCCAGTTTGTAGCGAAAAGTGCCTATGTACGAACAGAACAGAGAACGCGCCTAGCGGGTCACTGCCACTGGCAGTCAGTGTGTTAACCGGTGTAGGTactagtatttatttacacagtCAGTATTAAATTCGACGGTGATAGTAGGTAGATAAAGACAACTAAAAATGACAATGCTGTGGTAGGAAGAATACATCTGTGGGTAtctattttcatacaatttcatgtatagggtgggcaaataagattgatacactttgtttttaaattgtaactATTAGCCCAtcctgtaggtaggtacttctcGTCAACAGCCAAACCGGCTCTACGGTCATGCATATTGCAATAATATGCAATGACCATCACATAGTATAACAATTAGGTAaccgtaggtacctactgaaaGAGTTCATTCACAAACATCGACTCACTGAACGACCAGCAATGTttgtatacaatctatctattCACAACACAGCTTAATCTCTCACAACCAAGCTAATTTTACCCTTACATCCAAAATAATGAAAGTCAAACTTATACTGGTCCGTTTGCGTGTGGCATTGTTAAGGTTTTTGTGAACTGTCTTGTCTGTGAACGATATCAGTGTGGCCGCGCGCGCCGCTATGCACGCGCGTGCGTTGTTCATCACAATCTGTGTCGCCATTTCAAATTGTTTGACGATCCATCAAAACAACGAGCCAGACATAGGTACGTCACTTATCGACTAAGACACGCGTGATGTGTAACGGTAATAAAGTTTTATAATTGAAGTGGAAATTGATTTATcatgttttgtttgtttacgCTCAAAAGTGATTGAAAAAACGTGGGCCGATAGCAAATTTGCTGATGAAGTAAAAAAACCATTCCTTTAAATGAATACACTAACTTTCAAGATGTTCGTTTCGAATTGAAAACCCATATCATAAATTGACGTATTTTGCTGTCAAAAGTCATAAGCTCGACGAGTGACGATGACTAAGAATCGGTCGCCCGTAGCGCCATATGTTTGGACTCGGGCGCAATGCCCTCCCGAAACGGGCCTCTTTGCCCGCGGAATTCAAATAACGGTCGGGTGCTCAGCTGTCGTTTGGAGCTCGTATAGTCATTCAAGCCTGCGTACCTGCCTATGAACTTTAAGACAGGTAGACTTGAATTAAACTAATATCACAGTCATCATTTTCACTGTAACAAGATAGGTAAGCACTTAGCTACTTTGACtgaactgtttttaattttgagtcACCTGGATAAATACAGATGGCTTGTAAGTTGTAACTTAAATGCGATGTTACTGATTGGTTGATACAACACTAGTTTATTTAGATAAGTTATCGAAAGTAAATACCTACAAGGTATATCTTGTCAGTCCGACGAACGGCATGACTAACTGTAGGCACGCTCAAACAATTACAACCAACGTTGGCAATGTTTAAGGTTTAATTCGCGGAATGACCTCTTACTCGTATTtctgttcaatgtttgatacaCTTTCGATCTAAGCATTCGCCAAAAATCCGCTGAAATTTACTTCAATGAAGCGTCGTACGTGAATACGGTGAAAATATCTATTTACTCGTACGTTTCTGAATAGAAACGTACGTATActtgtgaaacaaataactattgttttacaagggtgcaaagttgtttaaccgctagtgctaatattgatacccgagcaagcgaataattccaaaattgaaccaagaaaagcgtagcgagtggtttgacAAGTAGAATCATGAGCGTTGAcaagtagaatcttgagcgttgccagggtttcaaggcacgagggttaaacaaactgtgCCTCCGAGTGAACAATTTTTTTGTCACCACACCagcgcgaggaaaatactaactgaaataccaaaaaaaatcaaaccaaatcaaatacaaagaaaagtaaaaaatttatcattcaaaataatcattGAAAAGTTAATTCTACCAGCTTACATAAGGAAATAAGTCAAAATTTGCATCCGATTACTttaccccacatgtggataaaatgcaactttattagtttttgaacaatcaagacgagggcctttaccagttggtgtggtgaaaataacaatttaatttcaatatcatTGCATAGCGCTCACAATTCGAGAACTTTCACATAAAATATCTCCGAGTACCgttcaaaattaaacaaaaaaaaaatagaagtaaatttgttattaatttcaGAAACGCATTCAAAAGAAGAACTGCCGCCACTCTTCATAGTGTGTAACCTCACTGACATAGTAACAATTACTGCACCAGAAAAATACAGTAACGACGCACTATACTATTTGTACAACCCAAGTAATGACGTCACTAAGCTGGACATAAAGCAAAATGCAGAGACAGACGAAAGACATGAACATACCGGTGATGAAAatctagtaaataataaatacaacgtAAGAAATGTTAATTTAGGACAGAAGGTCGACTCCAAAACGAATGACTCGTTTGGAGGAAACAATGAATTTGTCATTGGGCCTGTTGGGGAAGAGGACAATGGGAATTGGGTGCTCAGTATTTATTACAAGAAGAACGGATCTTGGGTGGAAGAGTTCCAGGTTATCACAATTCAGATAATTGGTAAGTATACCTAAAGAAATCTgccaagtatatatatatggcTACTTACATAAAAGTATGTAGGTTCGCTACAGCGGAAACTTCATAAGTTCGCCTTATGGAGTTATAGCCATCTTatcgggcatcggctaaaggttgtagctccatcgctcgaaacgatgccgccatagcTTATTTGGCCTTTGATCAATTAGatgacgctactttttgatattaaattttaacaaatttaacaccagtgaaagaataatgatcatgtgtcgaaagatggcagtatatttactgtggctacaataATTTTCTTGGtcaattcacctctatttcacATTCTCAATGCTTTCATGCATATTATTCGACAGCTGTCAATAAGGTTATTGTTCCATACCCGGCAGGGCCGCACCGTACAGAGCGATTAGCAAGTTGGCAATTCAATTAACTAGCATTCGATACGGAATGCGCCTAAAAGCTATTGCCAAATGCTTAGCGTAATGCCCGTTTAGATTTAAAGTAGCTAATCATTAAGCGTTAGCGAAAGTATAACCCGTTGtagtaattaaaacaataatcaCATTCACAATAGATGGCATCCTTAGCTAGCTtagataaataggtacttaactaATTTGTCCTTGCCATGCCGTATCGGGCGTAACTaggttagttttttttctatcctgat
The nucleotide sequence above comes from Cydia pomonella isolate Wapato2018A chromosome 2, ilCydPomo1, whole genome shotgun sequence. Encoded proteins:
- the LOC133532334 gene encoding uncharacterized protein LOC133532334 isoform X3, with the translated sequence MNFKTETHSKEELPPLFIVCNLTDIVTITAPEKYSNDALYYLYNPSNDVTKLDIKQNAETDERHEHTGDENLVNNKYNVRNVNLGQKVDSKTNDSFGGNNEFVIGPVGEEDNGNWVLSIYYKKNGSWVEEFQVITIQIIDFVPIQPASSILTEGETLELGFAYPLPDVETCELVQPSIDRPYDRYFREYERKSLHTCTYVIRNLSTQDSGLWKIVGVGNIVYEGRSSVEVRKIGENLLLEALHFASSSGDGTKYLMFSVILPVGLILKIYCLY
- the LOC133532334 gene encoding uncharacterized protein LOC133532334 isoform X1 codes for the protein MHARALFITICVAISNCLTIHQNNEPDIETHSKEELPPLFIVCNLTDIVTITAPEKYSNDALYYLYNPSNDVTKLDIKQNAETDERHEHTGDENLVNNKYNVRNVNLGQKVDSKTNDSFGGNNEFVIGPVGEEDNGNWVLSIYYKKNGSWVEEFQVITIQIIDFVPIQPASSILTEGETLELGFAYPLPDVETCELVQPSIDRPYDRYFREYERKSLHTCTYVIRNLSTQDSGLWKIVGVGNIVYEGRSSVEVRKIGENLLLEALHFASSSGDGTKYLMFSVILPVGLILKIYCLY
- the LOC133532334 gene encoding uncharacterized protein LOC133532334 isoform X2, with protein sequence MHARALFITICVAISNCLTIHQNNEPDIETHSKEELPPLFIVCNLTDIVTITAPEKYSNDALYYLYNPSNDVTKLDIKQNAETDERHEHTGDENLVNNKYNVRNVNLGQKVDSKTNDSFGGNNEFVIGPVGEEDNGNWVLSIYYKKNGSWVEEFQVITIQIIDFVPIQPASSILTEGETLELGFAYPLPDVETCELVQPSIDRPYDREYERKSLHTCTYVIRNLSTQDSGLWKIVGVGNIVYEGRSSVEVRKIGENLLLEALHFASSSGDGTKYLMFSVILPVGLILKIYCLY